In Chryseobacterium sp. C-71, the genomic window AAGCCATCTTTTTTGTAAGTAATATTTTCAGAAACGGCAGTTTTCTCCTGAAGCTGAATGCTCTTTGATGTCTGCGCAAATATGGATGCTGAAAAAAAGAAAATAAAAAACAGGTTTAGAAAAAACCTGCTGATATTTGTATTGTTTGTCGCTGAATTCATAAATAAATTGTTGAGGTGTATTATTTTACTAACTCCTCAAAAAGTTTACCAAAAGTTTTTTCAAGGTCTTTAGATTTTCCTGGATGAGGTCTGGAAGTTTGTACCACAGCACTTCTAACGGCAGTCAGCCAGCGGAATCTGTCGGGAATGTCAAGACTTGCAATTGGACCACCATCCTTTTTTCCTTCAGCAATATTTTTAAAACTTTCGAGATTCTTGATGATGTCGTCGTAATCAAGCTTGCTTTTGATCAGCTTAAATTTATCCGGACAGAGATAAAACTCAACTTTAATGAATTTCTCTCTTTTCGAAAACATCACCAATCCTATATTGAAAAATTCTTCTCTTTCAACCTTTGGCACCAGGCGTATAACGGCGTATTCGTATATTTTATCCTCTTGCATTTTTGGCTTCGTTTACAAAGATTTGAGAATTTTCTAAGCGTGTTTTCAGGAAGTTGAAATAGACTTCACGTATTTCATCCGGACTTTCTTCAGCATCGTCCCAATGCAGCCAATCTTGCGGAATTAGATTAACAATCTCTCTGAAAAGATTTTCATTTAAAACTTCATGCGCAAACTTTTCAGCTTCATCTATTTTTGTTGCTTGTGGAAGCAAGACATGATCTTTTACATATTTAAACGGAGTTTTTGCTGCGGTATCAAAATTCTGCCACGAGTGATGGAAGTAAAACGATGCACCATTATCAATTACCCAAAGTTCCTTATGCCACATCAAAAGATTGGTATTCTTAAAAGTACGGTCGATATTGGTAATAAATGCATCCAGCCATACAATTTTTGAAGCCAAAAGCGGATCAACTTTAATACTTGAATCAAAAGCAATCGATTCTGAAAGATAATGTAAACCTAAATTTAATCCTTCTGAGTTTTTCAGTAAATCCTGAATTTCTTCGTCCGCTTCCGTTCTTCCGAAATCGACATCAAGATTTGCAAAAACCAGTTCAGGAATTTGTAGACCTAAAGCTTCTGTGATTTTTCCGCCAAGCAACTCAGATATCAGCATTTTTACGCCATGTCCTGCACCACGGAATTTTAAGACATATTTAAAATCATCATCAGCCTCTGCCAAAGCAGGGAGCGAGCCACCCTCCCGAAGCGGAAGAATATAGCGCTGTACGGTAACCGTTCTTAAATCCAACATAACGCAAAAATAAGATTTTTACTTTGTGTTTAAATGTATTTATGCTATTTTTAGGTTTAAAATTTGTTTGAATTTAAAATATTTATCTTGAAGATTGAATTGATTTGAAATATCTTTTAAAAATTAAATATACTCACAGAGAAATTAAAGTCAACTAACAAAACAAAAAAATATGAAAGTCATTAAAGATCAAAATATCATTCTTTCAAATTCTAAAACCAAAGATTTTCTTGCCGACGCTTATTATCCTGAAACCGAAAATAAACTTCCCTTAGTTATTTTCGTGCATGGCTACAAAGGTTACAAAGACTGGGGTGCTTGGGATTTGATGGCTGAGAAATTTGCAGAAGCTGGTTTTTTCTTTGTTAAATTTAATTTTTCTCATAACGGAACTACCATTGAAAACCCTCATGGATTTGATGATTTAGAAGCTTTTGGAAATAATAATTATTCGAAAGAGCTTTCGGATTTGGATGTAGTTTTAAATCATTTTACTATAGATCCAAAAGTGGATGATCAAAAAATCGTTTTGATCGGGCACAGTCGGGGAGGAGGAATTTCTATTATTAAAACCAGCGAAGATATTAGAATCAATGGATTAATTACGTTAGCGAGTGTCGATAATCTCGAACGCTTTCCTAAAGATGAAGCTTTTGAAAATTGGAAAAACGAAGGTGTTTATTATGTGGAAAACGGAAGAACAAAACAGCAGATGCCGCATTTTTATCAATTTTATGAAGATTTTGCTAATGATCCGCATCGCTTCGATGTAGAACGTTCCATGGAAATGGCAAAAGCTCATGTTTTGATTGTTCATGGTACTTCAGACGAAGGCGTAAGTGTGAAAAATGCTGAGCATCTTCACATTTTAAATCCTAATACCGAATTGTTTTTAGTTGAAAATGGAAATCATGTTTTCGGTGCAAAAGAACCTTGGGAAGAAGAGAATTTACCTGAAGATTTAAATAAAATTGTCGAAAAATGTATTGAATTTATCAATGATAAAATTGTGAATGAATAAAAAATGAGTGAAAACTTCACTCATTTTATGTTGAATTTAAACTACAAGGTTTATTAATTGTAAGAAAAATCTGTAAATTTGATAAGTATTACTGCTTAAACGAAGCTCAACTTAATATTCTTAATTTTTTAGTAGAAATCTTAATGTTTCAAAAATCTTATTTCACTAAAATTTTCCAAGCCTCATCAATCTTACTTTCCAGCAAAAGTTTTTGTGCTTCCATATGGATATTTTCATCCTCATGACAATTTTCTGAAGGCAAGACTTCCACGTTGGCTAGCATTCCCAAATCGTTTCCTGTAAAGACTTTACTGTATTTTATAGCATCGGGAAGAAGATCAAAACCAATTCCTTTTGTTACTAAAGGTTTCGGAACTTCAAATAAGTTGTGTTCATTATTTTTCGAATACCAATTTCCTCCGAGACGAGCAACCATGTCTAATTTTGCCTGATCTAAATTTCCTTCTTCGTTCAGATATTCTTCTCTGATGTGAATTTTTTTAACTTCACAAATAACCAAATTTCCTGCACCGCCCTGATCTCCTAAAGATTTTATTTCTAAAACCTTGCACTCAAAATTTACGGGACATTCTTCAATTAATTTAGGTTTCACCAAATCAGCATCTTTCATCGTCAAACCAGATTTGATGAACTCATTGACGCCATCTCCGTATTCTGTCGATGCTAAAGAAATCTGCTGTACGATTGGGAAATTTACTGTTCCGATAACCACTTCTGATACTTCTAGAACATTTTCTAAAGTATGTTTCGTGGTATTATCCCGAACTCTTCTCGATGGTGAAAAAATCAAAATCGGAGGAACGGTGCTAAACATATTGAAAAAGCTAAACGGCGATAAATTGCTGTTTCCTTCTTTGTCAACTGTAGATGCCAATGCAATCGGTCGTGGTGAAACGGCGGTCTGCATTATTGTCTGTAGTTGAACTGACGATATTTCTGATGGGATGATTGTTTTCATTTTTTTATATCTTACCACTTAAGTTATTTTAAGTATTATAATTGCACATATTAAGTACACTTAAGTTTTGAAAATCTGCGATTTTCATCCTTTCGGAAGTTCTTTAAATAGTTTTGAGGCAAAAGATTCATAACCTTCATGATAAAGATTTATTACATTGAAGTTTACTAAAATTGATCTTGGTGCTTTGAGTAAATTCATGTAATTCATCGTCTGTGCTTTATGAATTGGATGAATCTCTGAAACCGATTTTAATTCTAAAACAATTAAATCTTCAATTAAAAAATCACATTTCAATTTACAATTTACTTTCTCATCCTTGTATAAAAATGGTATTTCAAGTTCACTTTTGTATTTTAAACCTACTAAATTAAATTCTTTTTCTAAACATTGATGATATACTTCTTCATACAAGCCGGGACCTGCCAATTTATGAACTTCAATACAGGCTCCAACAATCTTATATGAAATGTCATTGATGAGTTTTTGTGTAATCATGTTTAAAAAAGAAAATCAGAGATTTTCAAAAAACTAAAGTGAACTTAAAATATTCATTGTCTTTTAACTTAAAAATACTTAAGTGTTTAAAATTAAATCTATTTAGTTGGAATAATTTTACCAGAAACTTCCCCGAAACCAACTCTCACACCGTCTTTTTCAGCCCAGGCTTTCATGGTCACAGTATCATTATCTTCAATGAATTTTCTTTCCTGTCCATTGCTTAATGTTATTGGGTTTTGTCCTCTCCAGGTCAATTCAAGCATAGAACCGAAAGATTTTGGGTCGCTTCCTGAGATGGTTCCACTTGCATAAATGTCACCAACTTCCAGATTGCAACCATTTACCGTATGATGAGCCAATTGTTGCGTCATGTTCCAATACATGTATTTGTAATTGCTTTCTGAGATCAGGTTTTCTTCGCCGTTTTCTGGCTGGATATATACTTCAAGATTAATATCGTAATTTTTATCTCCTTCAAATTTTAAATAATCCAAAACTTCTGGATCTTGCTTTGGAGAAGTGGTTCTGAATGGTTCCAAAGCTTCTAGTGTTACGACCCAAGGAGAAATTGAAGAACCGAAATTTTTAGCCAAAAATGGACCCAATGGAACATATTCCCAAGATTGAATATCTCTTGCAGACCAGTCATTGAAAACAACCATTCCGAAGATTGCATTTTCTGCATCTTTTGTAGATACGCTTTCTCCCATTTCGGTATTTTGGTTGATGATGAAAGCCATTTCCAATTCAAAATCCAATTGTTTGCAAGGTCCGAAAACGGGTTTGTCAGCATCAGCAGGTTTCATCTGGCCTTTTGGGCGGTTAATCTCAGTTCCTGAAACGACGATTGATGAAGCTCTACCGTGATAGCCTACAGGTAAATGCTTCCAGTTAGGTAGCAATGCGTTTGCTGGATCTCTGAACATTTTTCCTACATTGGTTGCGTGCTCGATGCTGCTGTAAAAGTCTGTGTAGTTTGGAATATGAATCGGCATGATCATTTTTACCTGATCCAAATCGTAGAATGCATCTTCAATGGTTTTTTCATCCTTAGATAAAATCGAACCTTCCTGCAATAATTCCTGAATTCTCAAACGAACAGCGTTGGTCACAGGTTTTCCTAATTCGATGAATTCATTTAAAGTATATGCTTCGAAAACGTTGTCGTCTAAACCTGCGATTTCTTCAAAATACGAAAGATCGTATAAAAGGGCAAGATCAACAACCTGATCGCCGATTCTTGTACAACAAGCGATAAATTCTTTGTTGAATACTGCAACTCCGAAAGGGATATTATGTATTGAAAAGTCTGAATTTGAATTATACTCTACAAATGATTTCATAATGTGATAGTTTGATTTAGATTTTAAAGTAATCTTTTTGAAAGTTATTATTTTGATTTTTTGGTATAAGATTCTTCATCAATCCATCGGTCTCTCGAATTGATGTCGATGAGATAGATAATTTCTTTCTGCTTGGTCAAAAGAAGTGTTTTTGAAACCGGGATCGGAATTTTTTTGTTCTCAAGCTTATCAGCTCTTAAAGAAATAATATTCTTTTTTCTGATGATGTCTCCGGAGAAAACATTTGATGTACTTTGTCCCGTCGCTTTATCGTCAAACATTTCAACGTAAGTCGCATCTTTCCCTTTGATGATGATAAAACTTCTTTCTGTATGATCGTCAAAATCTTTAATGAGAACAAATTTTTTATTCTCTACACTTACGTTTTCAAGATGTTGATTAATTCCTCTTCTTTCCTCCAAAACGGTTAGGATTTTATCTAATGCTGCATAATTTTGAGCTTTAGATAAAAGACTGATAAAAAATAATGTACAGATGAATAATTTTCCCATGAGCTTGTGTTTATAAAAAAGTTTTGTCAAGATCTGCATCCTGACAAAACTCTGTATTTGGTTTAAAAAATTAAAGATTACCTCTTTTTTCCTGCTCTTTTTCTAAAGCTTCGAAAAGTGCTTTGAAGTTACCTGCACCAAAGCTTTGTGCACCGTGTCTTTCAATGATTTCAAAGAAAAGCGTAGGGCGGTCTTCTACAGGTTTGGTGAAGATTTGTAATAAATAACCCTCTTCGTCATGGTCAATTAAAATACCTAAATCCTGAAGTTTTTTCAAGTCTTCGTCAATGTGACCAACTCTCTCAGGAACCATGTTATAATATGCTTCTGGTGGAGCAGAAAGGAATTCTACGCCCCTCTTCTTAAGCTCAGTAACCGTGTGGATAATGTCTTTTGTTGCAACTGCAATGTGTTGTACACCTTCTCCTTCATAGAAATCAAGATATTCTTCAACCTGAGATTTTTTCTTTCCTTCTGCCGGCTCATTGATTGGGAACTTTGCAAAACCGTTTCCGTTTGACATTACTTTAGACATCAATGCAGAATATTCTGTGTTGATCTGCTTGTCATCAAATGAAAGAATGTTCACAAATCCCATCACTTTTTCGTACCACTCAACAGTTGGGATCATTCTGTCCCAGCCTACGTTTCCTACACAATGGTCAACATATAATAATCCTGCTTCTTCAGGTTTGTAATCGCTTTCCCATTTTTGATAACCAGGCATGAAAGATCCTGTATAGTTTTTTCTTTCGATAAACATGTGAACAGTTTCTCCGTACGTGTAAATTCCGGACATTTTTACTTCACCGTGCTCATCTGTCAACGTTACTGGCTCCAAATAAGGTTTTCCTCCTCTTTTTGTAGTTTCTTCAAATGCAGAATAGGCATCGTCTACCCAAAGTGCTAAGATTTTCACTCCATCGCCGTGTTTTTTTACGTGTTCGCTAACTGGCGAGTCAGATTTTAGACCTGTGGTAAGGATTAATCTGATTTTCCCCTGCTGAAGAACATAAGATGCACGATCTCTTACTCCCGTTTCAGGACCTGCGTAAGCAACTGACTGAAAACCAAATGCAGTCTTGTAATAATGAGCGGCCTGTTTAGCGTTTCCTACATAAAACTCAATGTAATCTGTACCATTTATTGGCAAGAAATTCTCAGCTTGAGCAATTTTTTCGGCAAATGTAAGTGTTGACATATTTTCTATTTTTACTTTTATTTAATGGATTGCAAATTACAAAATTCTTGTAAATAATTAAAGACATTATTGTTATGTAATCGATTGTGTATTATTTAATAAAAATTAAAGTTCATTTAAGTATATTTAAGTTTGTGTTTGTTTTATTATTAATTGTATATTTGTATTAGAAACTTGATGTCGAAAGGAAATTATTTCAAAATGATAAAAGCCGTAATTAATTACGGCTTTTATTTTTTATTATTTAACCTTCCGGCGTCTGGGTTGTAATTGTCCCAAATTTTCCACATATTATCTATTTTGCGAATGAAATAAATTTGTGTGTTGAGCTGATTCACAAAATGTTCTTCTCCGGTTTCTCCTACCTTGAATAAGAGATTCCAGAATTCCTGAGTTTCTAGGATTTTTTTATCAGGCTCGTCTGTTACGATGTTGACATCGAATATTTCAAAATTAGAACGATTGTTTTTTGTAACCAATTCAAACTGCCTCTCGCAAAGCTCACGGCTAAATTCTGATGCTCTTTCAAGAAACGGAGAATTGTCAAATACAAGATCTTTAAACAAGTCTAATTTTAAGACTGGAAAATTTTTATACAAATCAAAAACGGTTGCGCAGTATTGATAAACGATGTCGGTCGAAAAGACATCACTATTTAGTTCTTTACCATTGATGTCATTATCTTTTAAATGATAAATGTATGCGTTGAGATCTTTAAAGCCTAAAAAAATGCAGATTTTATCAAGCGTCTTCAAAAAACGCAGATCATTATGGGTTTTATCCTGATAATCATTTTCAAAAAATCGCTGCAGGGTAATGTGCGAAATCGTATTTCCTAACTCAAATCTTTTATCATCTTTAAGCTCTTCTGATAAAGCGAGCTCTTCTTTGATAATTTCTGAAAGAATTATATAGTGACTTCTCTTCCATTCATTTACCATCCCTAAAACTGAATCCTCTACCTTAGGATGTTTTACAACTTCTTCTTTTATCGAATTATAAATCGTCTTCAAATGTGTAATTTTTATATAACAAAAGTTTTCAGCAAAAAGATTGCCAAAAACTTTTTATGCTTATTTTAATTAAATGTACAAAACTTTACATTATAATTATGTCTTTTAAGAATTTTTTAATGTTTAAATCTTTCATAGGCAGCTCTTTCCAGCATTTCTCTGTCATCAGGATGTGCAATACTGATCAATTCCTGGGCTCTCTGTCTAAGATTTTTACCGTACAAATAAACACTTCCATATTCTGTAACTACCCAATGAATATGACCTCTTGTCGTCACAACTCCGGCTCCCTGTTTCAGGAATGGAACAATTCTGGAAACGCCTCTTTTCGTTCTAGAAGTGATGGCGATAATTGGTTTTCCGTCTTCGCTTAAAGCTGCTCCTCTCATGAAATCCATTTGTCCGCCGATTCCGCTGTATTGCATAGTTCCGATAGAATCTGCACAGACTTGTCCGGTTAAATCTATTTCAATAGCTGAATTAATCGCTACCATTTTATTATTTCTCATGATATTGATTGGGAAATTTACTGTGCTTACGTCATCAAAAGAGAAAACGGTGTTATCATCAACATAATCGTATAATTTTTTTGTTCCAAAACAAAAACTTGTAATGGTTTTATTGTCGTTATAGCCTTTGTATTTATTATTAATGACGTCGTTTTGAATCAAATCAATCACTCCGTCACTCAGCATTTCAGTATGAACACCCAAATCTTTGTGGTTTCCCAAACATTTTAAAACCGCATCAGGAATGGTTCCGATACCCATTTGTAGAGTTGATCTGTCGTCGATAAGTTCTGCAACATTTTTTCCGACCAGCATTTCATCAGGTCCTACTTTCGCGCCGTAATCCACTGTAGGAAGTTCTTCCTCATGCCAAACCAATTTATGGATTTTACTGATGTGAAGCATTCCGTCGCCGTGTGTTCTTGGCATCAGAGGATTTACAATCGCTACGATAATTTTTGCAGTGTCGACGGCTGCTCTCGCAACATCTACGGAAGTTCCCAATGTACAGAAACCATGTTTGTCGGGCGGCGAAACCGTAATCAAAGCAACATCCAACGGCAAAATATTCTTTCTGAATAAAATTGGAATTTCACTTAAAAAAACCGGAACAAAATCTCCGCGGTCAGAATTGACTGCATCACGCACCGGCGTAGAAACAAAAAGTGAATTCACAAAAAATTTGTCTTTGTACTCAGGTTTTGCGATTTCCACATTTCCCTGTTGGGTAATGGAAACCATCTCAACATTATCCAGACGGTGAGATTGCCTTGCCAGCTCATCAATCAAATGATTTGGAGTACACGCACTTCCATGAAAGAAAACACGGTTACCGCTTTTGATGGTATAAATAGCTTCTTCTGCATTGATATAATTATACATACTGAAATTTTTTATCGTTTACTTTAATATTCTAAAGATAAGTCTTATTGTTTAGAATAAGTCTTATGGTAAGGTTTAAAATGTGGAGATATTTGTCATGTTTATGTTAGATTTAATAAAGGAAAAGACCAGATACACTGTATTTGGTCTATAATAAGTAATTAATTTAATTGTATACCTTGGAAGTTGTATTATCTACCTTGTAGATTGACTAGCGGGCTTTTTATCATAAAAACTAACTTAATAAATGCTGCGGTTAAAATACATCCAATTGTTGTCATTAAAATATCATAAAAATCTATTCTACTACCCATAAAATATTGTATTATTTCCCAGATAACTAAACCGAGAAATGTCAATAATGTTGAAAATATTAATTTCTTATTAAATGAGCTATCAATTCGAAAAATTAGTTTGTAGTAGATAAAAAAGATTGCACAAAATGCTGTTGCCGCAAAAAGATTTGGTAGCGTGCCCTGCAAAAAATTAATTTCAGGAGAAAGTATGAGATGCTTTGATCTAAAATATTTCAATCCGAAAATCAATATAATAGAAATTAAGCCCCAATACCAAATAAGTCTTAATTTTAGGTCATTTTTTATGTTTACTTTAATTTCATGCTTAATCTCGTTAAACGTCATAGTAAATCTTATTGATGTTATTAAAAGATGTCTCTTCGTTTTAAAAATAGACGAATATTTATTCCTGTGAACGATCCTCCAAACTATGATCCTCGCTTTCCAGCCAAGAAGTTTTATAAGACGGATCTTCCACTTTCATCGCTTCCTCAGTAATTTTTAAGGGTCTGAACGGGTCAACCATAACAGCATATTCTTCAGTGAATTTTTTCCCGATGCTTCTTTCCATTGCTCCTGGATGAGGGCCGTGAACGATTCCGCCTGGGTGCAACGTGAAATCCATTAAATCAATATGGTTTCTGCTCATGAAATCACCTTCTGTGTAAAATAAAACTTCATCCGAATCGATATTTGAATGATTGTAAGGTGCAGGAATTGCCAACGGATGGTAATCATACATTCTTGCGCAGAACGAACAAACTACAAAATTGTGTGCTTCAAAAGTTTGGTGAATTGGTGGCGGTTGGTGAATTCTCCCTGTAATTGGTTCGAAATTTTTGATATTAAATTTATACGGATAAAAATAACCATCCCAACCCACAACATCGAATGGATGCGTTGCGTAGATGAAATCTGTAATCTGATTTTCTTTTTTTACTTTTATTAAAAATTCTCCTTTTTCGTCTTTTGGTTCTACAAAAGTGGGTGCGATAATGTCTCTTTCGCAGAATGGGGAATGTTCCAAAAGCTGCCCGAATTCATTTCTGTAGCGCTTCGGAGTGTAAATCGGCGAATGACTTTCCACCACAAAAAATACAGTGTTTTCAGATTGTAATTCAACCTGATAAATCGTTCCTCTCGGAATAATCAGATAATCCCCAACAGAAAATTCAAGATTTCCGACAAAAGTTTTTAAAATTCCACTTCCTTCGTGTACGAAAAGAAGCTCGTCACATTCGGCATTTTTGTAGAAATAATCCATCGATTTTCTTGGTTTTGCCAATCCCATTTTCAGGTCATTGTTCACCAAAAGAAACTTCCGGCTGTCCAAAAAGTCATCTTCAGGCGTCACATTCATTCCTTTAAACATTCTCGGTGTCACGTTTTTGTCAACCGCGATCTTTGGAGTCACATCTTTTGCTTCGCCAATTGATTTGATTTGCGTGGGTCTGTGAACATGATACAGTAAAGAAGAAATGCCGTGAAAGCCTTCTGTACCAAACAGTTGCTCATAATAGAACTTGTCTTCCGGTGATTTAAAAATCGTATGCCTTTTTGGTGGGATATTTCCCGAATGATGATATCTCATTGTACTTTTTATGTTGACTCTCAAATTTAATATTTTTTAGTGAATTCAAATTAAAAACAAATTTTTATTTAAGTTTTGCTGTTCTAAAAATAAATGTTAGTTTTGTCTAACAATTTAATTTCATGAAGCGAATATTATTTTCTGCCATATTTTTTTCAAGTTTTTGTTTCTCTCAGGAAACGGATAGCTTAGATTTAAATAAAAAATCTGACTCAATAAAAATTCCTGTAA contains:
- a CDS encoding DUF3037 domain-containing protein, whose amino-acid sequence is MQEDKIYEYAVIRLVPKVEREEFFNIGLVMFSKREKFIKVEFYLCPDKFKLIKSKLDYDDIIKNLESFKNIAEGKKDGGPIASLDIPDRFRWLTAVRSAVVQTSRPHPGKSKDLEKTFGKLFEELVK
- a CDS encoding HipA family kinase → MLDLRTVTVQRYILPLREGGSLPALAEADDDFKYVLKFRGAGHGVKMLISELLGGKITEALGLQIPELVFANLDVDFGRTEADEEIQDLLKNSEGLNLGLHYLSESIAFDSSIKVDPLLASKIVWLDAFITNIDRTFKNTNLLMWHKELWVIDNGASFYFHHSWQNFDTAAKTPFKYVKDHVLLPQATKIDEAEKFAHEVLNENLFREIVNLIPQDWLHWDDAEESPDEIREVYFNFLKTRLENSQIFVNEAKNARG
- a CDS encoding S9 family peptidase, whose amino-acid sequence is MKVIKDQNIILSNSKTKDFLADAYYPETENKLPLVIFVHGYKGYKDWGAWDLMAEKFAEAGFFFVKFNFSHNGTTIENPHGFDDLEAFGNNNYSKELSDLDVVLNHFTIDPKVDDQKIVLIGHSRGGGISIIKTSEDIRINGLITLASVDNLERFPKDEAFENWKNEGVYYVENGRTKQQMPHFYQFYEDFANDPHRFDVERSMEMAKAHVLIVHGTSDEGVSVKNAEHLHILNPNTELFLVENGNHVFGAKEPWEEENLPEDLNKIVEKCIEFINDKIVNE
- a CDS encoding flavin reductase family protein codes for the protein MKTIIPSEISSVQLQTIMQTAVSPRPIALASTVDKEGNSNLSPFSFFNMFSTVPPILIFSPSRRVRDNTTKHTLENVLEVSEVVIGTVNFPIVQQISLASTEYGDGVNEFIKSGLTMKDADLVKPKLIEECPVNFECKVLEIKSLGDQGGAGNLVICEVKKIHIREEYLNEEGNLDQAKLDMVARLGGNWYSKNNEHNLFEVPKPLVTKGIGFDLLPDAIKYSKVFTGNDLGMLANVEVLPSENCHEDENIHMEAQKLLLESKIDEAWKILVK
- a CDS encoding GxxExxY protein, yielding MITQKLINDISYKIVGACIEVHKLAGPGLYEEVYHQCLEKEFNLVGLKYKSELEIPFLYKDEKVNCKLKCDFLIEDLIVLELKSVSEIHPIHKAQTMNYMNLLKAPRSILVNFNVINLYHEGYESFASKLFKELPKG
- the fahA gene encoding fumarylacetoacetase, giving the protein MKSFVEYNSNSDFSIHNIPFGVAVFNKEFIACCTRIGDQVVDLALLYDLSYFEEIAGLDDNVFEAYTLNEFIELGKPVTNAVRLRIQELLQEGSILSKDEKTIEDAFYDLDQVKMIMPIHIPNYTDFYSSIEHATNVGKMFRDPANALLPNWKHLPVGYHGRASSIVVSGTEINRPKGQMKPADADKPVFGPCKQLDFELEMAFIINQNTEMGESVSTKDAENAIFGMVVFNDWSARDIQSWEYVPLGPFLAKNFGSSISPWVVTLEALEPFRTTSPKQDPEVLDYLKFEGDKNYDINLEVYIQPENGEENLISESNYKYMYWNMTQQLAHHTVNGCNLEVGDIYASGTISGSDPKSFGSMLELTWRGQNPITLSNGQERKFIEDNDTVTMKAWAEKDGVRVGFGEVSGKIIPTK
- the hppD gene encoding 4-hydroxyphenylpyruvate dioxygenase, whose amino-acid sequence is MSTLTFAEKIAQAENFLPINGTDYIEFYVGNAKQAAHYYKTAFGFQSVAYAGPETGVRDRASYVLQQGKIRLILTTGLKSDSPVSEHVKKHGDGVKILALWVDDAYSAFEETTKRGGKPYLEPVTLTDEHGEVKMSGIYTYGETVHMFIERKNYTGSFMPGYQKWESDYKPEEAGLLYVDHCVGNVGWDRMIPTVEWYEKVMGFVNILSFDDKQINTEYSALMSKVMSNGNGFAKFPINEPAEGKKKSQVEEYLDFYEGEGVQHIAVATKDIIHTVTELKKRGVEFLSAPPEAYYNMVPERVGHIDEDLKKLQDLGILIDHDEEGYLLQIFTKPVEDRPTLFFEIIERHGAQSFGAGNFKALFEALEKEQEKRGNL
- a CDS encoding acetyl-CoA hydrolase/transferase family protein: MYNYINAEEAIYTIKSGNRVFFHGSACTPNHLIDELARQSHRLDNVEMVSITQQGNVEIAKPEYKDKFFVNSLFVSTPVRDAVNSDRGDFVPVFLSEIPILFRKNILPLDVALITVSPPDKHGFCTLGTSVDVARAAVDTAKIIVAIVNPLMPRTHGDGMLHISKIHKLVWHEEELPTVDYGAKVGPDEMLVGKNVAELIDDRSTLQMGIGTIPDAVLKCLGNHKDLGVHTEMLSDGVIDLIQNDVINNKYKGYNDNKTITSFCFGTKKLYDYVDDNTVFSFDDVSTVNFPINIMRNNKMVAINSAIEIDLTGQVCADSIGTMQYSGIGGQMDFMRGAALSEDGKPIIAITSRTKRGVSRIVPFLKQGAGVVTTRGHIHWVVTEYGSVYLYGKNLRQRAQELISIAHPDDREMLERAAYERFKH
- a CDS encoding homogentisate 1,2-dioxygenase — translated: MRYHHSGNIPPKRHTIFKSPEDKFYYEQLFGTEGFHGISSLLYHVHRPTQIKSIGEAKDVTPKIAVDKNVTPRMFKGMNVTPEDDFLDSRKFLLVNNDLKMGLAKPRKSMDYFYKNAECDELLFVHEGSGILKTFVGNLEFSVGDYLIIPRGTIYQVELQSENTVFFVVESHSPIYTPKRYRNEFGQLLEHSPFCERDIIAPTFVEPKDEKGEFLIKVKKENQITDFIYATHPFDVVGWDGYFYPYKFNIKNFEPITGRIHQPPPIHQTFEAHNFVVCSFCARMYDYHPLAIPAPYNHSNIDSDEVLFYTEGDFMSRNHIDLMDFTLHPGGIVHGPHPGAMERSIGKKFTEEYAVMVDPFRPLKITEEAMKVEDPSYKTSWLESEDHSLEDRSQE